The following coding sequences are from one Caldisericum sp. window:
- a CDS encoding methionine adenosyltransferase produces the protein MVRNEKKRFVTTESVAEGHPDKLADQISDKILDEIIKQDPQGRVACETYVTHGLIIVGGEITTHAWVDISEITRETVKEVGYTSPRYGFDYRTCAVLNAVGRQSPDIARGVDRGGAGDQGIMYGYAIDETPQLMPLPIVLAHGLTQRLANVRKSGEPKNLAPYLGPDGKAQVTLKYEEGKAIEVTDVVISTQHTEELLDPKTDEMSDEARHIIIEHIAKQVIPPHLLTPNTRYHINPTGKFVVGGPQSDTGMTGRKLEVDTYGGLAPHGGGAFSGKDPTKVDRSATYMMRYLAKNVVKAGIAKECLIQVAYVIGETQPVSFMVDTFGTGIVPDSEIEKALIKLVDLSPLGIIKHLDLRRPIFQKTASYGHFGREEPEFTWEKTDLVDALKTELKI, from the coding sequence ATGGTTAGAAATGAAAAAAAGAGATTCGTAACAACTGAGTCAGTTGCTGAAGGTCATCCAGACAAACTTGCAGACCAAATTTCAGACAAAATTTTAGACGAAATAATAAAGCAAGATCCTCAAGGGCGTGTTGCCTGCGAAACCTATGTTACCCATGGTCTTATTATTGTGGGCGGAGAAATCACAACTCACGCATGGGTTGATATATCAGAAATTACGCGTGAAACCGTGAAAGAGGTGGGTTATACTTCTCCAAGGTATGGCTTTGATTATAGGACTTGCGCAGTCCTTAATGCGGTTGGAAGGCAATCTCCTGACATTGCTCGTGGTGTTGATAGAGGCGGTGCAGGAGACCAGGGTATTATGTATGGCTATGCAATTGATGAAACACCTCAACTTATGCCTCTTCCCATTGTTTTAGCGCACGGTCTCACACAAAGACTAGCAAATGTTAGAAAATCAGGCGAACCTAAAAATCTTGCACCATATTTAGGACCCGATGGTAAAGCACAGGTCACTCTTAAATACGAAGAAGGTAAAGCAATAGAGGTAACAGATGTTGTAATCTCAACACAACACACAGAAGAACTATTAGACCCAAAAACTGACGAGATGAGCGATGAGGCAAGACATATCATTATAGAGCATATTGCAAAACAGGTTATCCCGCCACATCTTCTTACACCAAATACACGATATCATATAAACCCAACAGGTAAATTTGTGGTTGGTGGTCCTCAATCCGATACAGGAATGACAGGGAGAAAACTTGAAGTTGACACATACGGCGGTCTTGCTCCTCATGGTGGTGGCGCCTTCTCGGGTAAAGACCCGACAAAAGTTGATAGATCTGCAACTTATATGATGCGTTATCTTGCTAAGAATGTAGTAAAAGCAGGCATTGCAAAAGAGTGCCTCATACAGGTTGCTTATGTCATTGGGGAAACCCAGCCTGTCTCATTTATGGTTGATACCTTTGGTACAGGCATTGTTCCTGATTCAGAAATTGAAAAAGCGCTCATTAAACTTGTTGACCTTTCTCCACTTGGCATCATAAAACACCTTGACTTAAGGCGTCCCATTTTCCAGAAAACTGCTTCCTACGGACACTTTGGCCGTGAAGAGCCAGAATTTACCTGGGAGAAAACAGATTTAGTCGATGCGCTTAAAACCGAACTAAAAATATAA